A stretch of DNA from Rickettsiales bacterium:
AGACATAGGATGTATGCAGATTAATCTACATCATCATTCTAATGCGTTTCTAGATTTGGAACAGGCCTTTGAACCAAAAGATAATATAGAATATGCAGCTTCTTTTTTAAAGCTCAATTATCAGAGATATTATAATTGGTTCGATGCTGTAGCCTCATATCATTCTAAAGCTGAAATTGGTAAAAGTTATGCTGAGAAAGTCTTAAAGGTAAGAAGTAAGTATGAAAGTAATAAATTATCATATAATCCATGTATGTCTGTTACGGGTGAGATTATTTCATGCAACAGTGATAAGAAGGTTTTAAGTTCGATTAAAAAAGAAAAATTGCCTTTTGTTGCTTCAACTGTTAATAATGACCTTATGCCTAGGGTAAAACCACGTAAAGATTCAAAGAGGTTAAAGAGTAATATGATCCCTTATTCAGTTTCTAACGAGGAGAATTAATTGATTATGACAAATAAAAAAAAGAAAAAAATATTATCTTACAAAAAAGTTAGAGAAAGTTTTTCTGGATCTAGCAAATATCCAGGTTTTCAAGCAAGAATGATGGCATCATTAATTGACTTAACCTTAATTGCTCTTTTATTTTCACCATTATTTATGTTATTAGGTAATTTAGTCTATGGTGATTCGGCTCCATCTGAAATGATTCGTCATGCTGTATTTGATATGATTGAGGTAAATAAAGATACGGGCATGAAGCCAGACTTTATAGCTTTCATAAGTACTAATCCAGAATATAGTGACTATTTCTTTAAACAATATGGGCTAATCAAAATGGTTCTTTTGCAACTTTCTCAATTAATAGCTATTATGGTTGTTGTGATGGTGTTTTGGTTTAAGAAACAAGCAACTCCTGGAAAAATGTTGTTATCGATGAAAATTGTTGATGCAAAGACTTTAGGCAAGCCGAGTAGCAGACAATTGATTATTCGTTTGGTTGGTTATATTATATCTGTAGTGCCAGTATTTTTAGGGGTGATATGGATAGTATTTGATAGTAGAAAACAAGCTTGGCATGATAAAATTGCTAATACTTTAGTTATAAAGGTATAAGAATGAAAAAGAACCTTATTTTAGTATCTTGTTTCTTAAGTAGTATTCTTATAATCTATCTAGGGTATAATTTTATGTATCAGGCAGCAGTACCAATGCAGAGTTTCTCTAAATCTCGTCTAAGCAGTGACCTTAGGAAGGATATGATAAAAAAGAATATCTGGTCTCCAGATTGTCCAGTTTCTTTAGATCGATTAAATATTCTAAAAATATCTTATATAGATTTTGAAGGTAATGAACGTCAGGATGGAGAGCTTGTAGTACATGATGTAGTGGCAGATCATGTTCTGGCGATATTTAAAAACTTATATGAAAATAAATTTCCTATTTTTAATATGAATTTAATAAATGATTATGATGGAGATGATCAAAAATCTTTGGAAGCTAATAATAGTTCTGCCTTTAATTGTAGAGAAATTATAAATGGCAATCGTATGTCTATTCATGCATATGGATTGGCAATTGATGTTAATCCGATGCAAAATCCTTATTTGGTGACTGAATATGAGCCAGGAAAAACCAGCGTTGAGGTTTTTCCCCCTCAAGGTATGGAATATATCAATAGGAGTAATGTTCGTGAAGGTATGGTGGAAACTGTATTGAATAACACTAATAAATCTACAGTAGTTGATATTTTTCGTAAGAACGGTTTTACAGTTTGGGGAGGATATTGGAATTACCCTATAGATTGGCAACATTTTCAAGTTACTCGTGAACAAGCTGAAGCCATTACTAACCTTTCTTATGAAGAAGGTGTGGCATTCTTTAATAATCTTATATCTAGAAAAAAGTAGTTTTTTAAGAAAATACATTATTTTTATTGAATAGCTCTAATTTTTCTTAAATCACAGTATCCAACGAATAGACTACATATTCCACAAAACATAGAAAAGTCATATCCAGTTTTTAGTGTAATACCCTCACAGAGTCCAAATAGAAAAGTTACCGGAAGAGGAGCTATAGTAAACTAACTTGATTTAAGGATTTAGATATGTCGTATTATAAAGTAAAAACATCAGAAAAAGATGATAGTAATGATATATAAGATTGAGAAATAGCTAAAAAGCTGCAGCTTCGTCGTTTTTGCTTGATAAGAATGCTGTTTTAGATAGTGGATAAGATATAAGAATAAAGATTATTTAGTGTCTAAAGCTTAGAGTTTATAGCAAAAGTTAAATATGGATGGAGAAAAAGCAAGAAAATATTATCAAAGAATGAATATTATTGTATAACACATCAACAACAAAGCTTTTATCTGTTGACAAGTTAATAAATTAACTATATAGCTTTCTTGAGCTAAGATGCATTAACTAATAACGTTCTTGGTTTTTAATTTATAATACATTATTAAACCTTAATAAGGAAAAAGTTATGACAGAATTAAATACTTATAAAGTAGAAGCAACAGCAATAATAAAAAACTGTTTTTTGAATTATGCTGATGAATTAAAGGAACGTACTTTTACTGATGTGGCGGAGCCACTCTATGTAAAAATGATTATGGGTGCAGATTCTTTGGATCAATTACATTCTGTTGTTAGCAGCCTTAGCGATAATAATTTATACCCATTTCCTCATGAATGCACTTCAGATTTATCAGGCTTAGTACAAGATTTATATAGCACATTAGAGACAAGCTCAACCCAAATTTGGTATGGTGAGTTCTAGAATCTAGAGCAACGACTAAGGTAGAACGAAAAACTAGGTTTGTAAATTTGAGATTAAACCAGAACAAAACATCAAACCAAGTAGTTGGAGGAATTAAATCGTCACTAGCAGATGAGTTTCCTATATATAAATCTATGACCTTTGATCGAAGCACCTAATTTGCTAATCATCAAGATCTAGGAATCGATACTTATTTTTGTAATCCTGGCTCTCCACGGCAAAAAGGATTTGTTGAGAATATGAACGGCAGAATAAGAAAATTAATACTAAAATATACAAGACCTTATTTTCTAAAGCAAAAAGATCTTGATCGGATAGAAGATATATTGAATAATACGCCCAGACAAGTGCTTGGATTTAAAACCCCTCACGAGTTGTTTTACGCCAGTTTATCTAACGCTCCACCGGACTTGTTGCGCTAGATTCTAGACACCACCTGCTGTTAACTTATTTTTATAGGTTGACAATGTCATCTCTCCATATAGATCACTAAATCAAGTTAGTTTGCTATAAGTGAATTTAGGGTGTTTTGCTTCTTGCATGGATGATACCATTTGGCGTGCTCAAAATAGCTAAATTTGTATAAGATATTCTTATAATAACTACTAGCGTTATAAAGAAT
This window harbors:
- a CDS encoding M15 family metallopeptidase; translated protein: MKKNLILVSCFLSSILIIYLGYNFMYQAAVPMQSFSKSRLSSDLRKDMIKKNIWSPDCPVSLDRLNILKISYIDFEGNERQDGELVVHDVVADHVLAIFKNLYENKFPIFNMNLINDYDGDDQKSLEANNSSAFNCREIINGNRMSIHAYGLAIDVNPMQNPYLVTEYEPGKTSVEVFPPQGMEYINRSNVREGMVETVLNNTNKSTVVDIFRKNGFTVWGGYWNYPIDWQHFQVTREQAEAITNLSYEEGVAFFNNLISRKK
- a CDS encoding transglycosylase SLT domain-containing protein, which encodes MHNSNQCSNYFDHIEEKHNLPKNLLRSISAIETGRWHSQSQLYFFWPWAVNQGGRAYYYANKEEAIKEVKKMLAKGLTSIDIGCMQINLHHHSNAFLDLEQAFEPKDNIEYAASFLKLNYQRYYNWFDAVASYHSKAEIGKSYAEKVLKVRSKYESNKLSYNPCMSVTGEIISCNSDKKVLSSIKKEKLPFVASTVNNDLMPRVKPRKDSKRLKSNMIPYSVSNEEN
- a CDS encoding RDD family protein: MTNKKKKKILSYKKVRESFSGSSKYPGFQARMMASLIDLTLIALLFSPLFMLLGNLVYGDSAPSEMIRHAVFDMIEVNKDTGMKPDFIAFISTNPEYSDYFFKQYGLIKMVLLQLSQLIAIMVVVMVFWFKKQATPGKMLLSMKIVDAKTLGKPSSRQLIIRLVGYIISVVPVFLGVIWIVFDSRKQAWHDKIANTLVIKV